From the Plasmodium vivax chromosome 5, whole genome shotgun sequence genome, one window contains:
- a CDS encoding adenylate kinase, putative (encoded by transcript PVX_089565A): MAKQKEPPIFILSGAAGSGKDTQCTLVAEKYHFAVITISALLKEYILESEETGGGTRPSEDNESIERIKKCMNDGSLVSDDTVIKVFMHRLEKYINGEEPCAGILVNGFPRSYEQALLFAKNGTQVASFIHIQVKKETLMSRVSNRMADPLTHMNYNAKGVEVIMKKKKGVQLTPEEELLLSSQGDAFKNVTDEVLARLARRADDDEATFLKRFHLYEQSQEKIVSLFPTVYRSVDGNGSIEETFAQICAIIDAGGASE; this comes from the coding sequence ATGGCGAAGCAGAAGGAACCCCCGATTTTCATCCTGAGCGGCGCGGCGGGGTCGGGCAAAGACACCCAGTGCACGCTCGTCGCAGAGAAGTACCACTTTGCAGTAATCACCATCAGCGCGCTGTTGAAGGAGTACATTTTGGAGAGTGAGGAGACAGGAGGGGGTACCCGTCCAAGTGAAGATAACGAATCGAttgaaagaataaaaaagtgtatGAACGATGGGTCGCTAGTGTCGGACGACACTGTTATAAAAGTGTTTATGCAccgtttggaaaaatatataaatggagAGGAACCCTGTGCAGGCATTTTAGTTAATGGCTTCCCAAGGTCATACGAACAGGCACTTCTCTTTGCAAAGAATGGCACCCAAGTTGCAAGTTTCATTCACATacaggtgaagaaggagacCTTAATGAGTCGAGTTAGTAACAGAATGGCCGACCCACTCACCCATATGAATTACAACGCCAAGGGGGTGGAAGTCAtcatgaaaaagaagaaaggggTGCAACTAACTCCAGAAGAGGAACTGCTGCTATCCTCTCAAGGGGatgcatttaaaaatgtaacgGACGAAGTCCTTGCCAGGTTGGCCAGAAGAGCCGATGATGACGAGGCTACCTTTCTGAAGAGGTTTCATTTATATGAACAGAGTCAGGAGAAAatcgtttccctttttccgaCGGTCTACCGGAGTGTGGACGGGAATGGGTCCATCGAAGAGACCTTCGCGCAGATATGCGCCATTATAGATGCGGGGGGAGCGAGCGAGTGA
- a CDS encoding meiotic recombination protein DMC1-like protein, putative (encoded by transcript PVX_089570A), whose translation MATLPSSKSTSKVAATTEMEEEVTKEHQFQEIEKLQDLGINAADINKLKGSGYCTILSLIQTTKKELCNVKGISEAKVEKILEVASKIENCSGFITAHQLVHKRSKVLKITTGSSTLDKTLGGGIESMSITELFGENRCGKTQICHTLAVSAQLPRSVGGGNGKVCYIDTEGTFRPEKICKIAERYGIDGEDVLDNILYARAFTHEHLYQLLAVSAAKMCEEPFALLVVDSIISLFRVDFSGRGELSERQQKLNKTMSILSKLGEQFNIAVLITNQVMSDPGATMTFIANPMKPVGGHVIGHASTTRLSLRKGKGDQRVCKVYDAPNLPEVDCIFQLSDGGVIDATD comes from the exons ATGGCTACCTTACCGTCGAGCAAGTCAACCAGCAAGGTTGCCGCGACGACCGAAATGGAGGAGGAAGTCACAAAAGAGCATCAGTTCCAGGAAATC GAAAAGCTGCAAGACCTGGGCATCAACGCAGCAGACATAAACAAGTTGAAGGGCAGCGGCTACTGCACGATACTCTCCCTGATCCAGACGACGAAGAAGGAGCTGTGCAACGTCAAGGGAATTTCGGAAGCAAAGGTAGAAAAAATTCTGGAGGTGGCATCCAAAATAGAAAACTGCTCCGGCTTCATAACAGCTCATCAGTTGGTTCATAAGAGAAGCAAAGTTTTGAAGATCACAACGGGGAGCTCCACGCTAGACAAAACATTGGGAGGAGGGATAGAGAGCATGTCCATCACGGAGCTGTTTGGGGAAAACCGCTGCGGGAAAACGCAGATCTGTCACACGCTGGCGGTCTCGGCTCAGTTGCCCAGGAGTGTGGGCGGGGGCAACGGCAAG GTATGCTACATCGACACCGAAGGCACCTTCAGGCCAGAAAAAATCTGCAAAATAGCCGAACGTTACGGAATCGATGGAGAAGATGTGCTGGACAACATCTTATACGCGAGGGCATTCACACACGAGCATTTGTATCAGCTGCTTGCAGTGTCGGCGGCGAAG ATGTGCGAAGAGCCCTTCGCTCTGCTCGTGGTGGACTCCATCATCTCCCTCTTCCGAGTTGACTTCAGCGGACGAG gcgAACTCTCCGAGCGGCAGCAGAAGCTCAACAAGACCATGTCCATCCTGAGCAAGCTGGGCGAGCAATTCAACATCGCCGTTTTGATAACCAACCAGGTGATGTCCGATCCGGGGGCTACGATGACTTTCATTGCCAACCCGATGAAGCCAG TCGGCGGGCACGTCATCGGCCACGCCTCCACCACCAGGCTGTCGCTGAGAAAGGGCAAAGGAGACCAGCGGGTGTGCAAAGTCTACGACGCCCCCAACCTTCCCGAAGTGGACTGCATCTTCCAGCT GTCGGACGGCGGCGTGATCGACGCAACTGACTGA
- a CDS encoding hypothetical protein, conserved (encoded by transcript PVX_089575A) — MAIKSLCYLGEDDDILFFYSTEKSDELSSRFSVFAALDNLKKLTQSSEKKTEPYVGCIGVNLSLFSAYKNYAYVVKAIGLKIILTLDDSKNKYTDDMLKSIFLKLHQIYVDAVCNPFYADRLESDAFAKKIKKLIETS; from the exons ATGGCCATAAAGAGTCTTTGCTACCTGGGGGAGGACGAcgacattttatttttctactCAACGGAGAAGAGCGACGAGCTGAGTTCTCGCTTCTCCGTTTTTGCTGCCCTcgacaatttgaagaagctca CCCAGTCGAGCGAGAAGAAGACCGAGCCCTACGTCGGATGCATCGGAGTTAACCTCTCCCTCTTCAGCGCCTATAAAAACTACGCCTACGTCGTCAAGGCCATCGGCCTCAAAATCATCCTCACCTTAGACGacagcaaaaataaatacaccgATGATATGCTCAAGTCG ATTTTCCTAAAGCTACACCAAATCTACGTGGACGCAGTGTGCAACCCCTTCTACGCGGACCGCTTGGAGAGCGAcgcctttgcaaaaaaaatta agAAGCTGATAGAGACGTCCTAA
- a CDS encoding chaperone clpB 1, putative (encoded by transcript PVX_089580A; Apicoplast targeted protein. Curated by Stuart Ralph, Walter and Eliza Hall Institute of Medical Research, Australia.) — protein MSDEEYTINSDDYTEKAWEAISTLNKIGEKYESAYVEAEMLLLALLKDGPEGLAQRILKESGIDTELLIQEVDEYLKKQPKMPSGFGEQKILGRTLQAVLGTSKRLKKEFHDEYISIEHLLLGIVAEDSKFTRPWLLKYNVNYEKVKKATERVRGKKKVTSKTPEMTYQALEKYSRDLTALARAGKLDPVIGRDTEIRRAIQILSRRTKNNPILLGDPGVGKTAIVEGLAIKIVQGDVPDSLKGRKLVSLDLSSLIAGAKYRGDFEERLKSILKEVQDAEGQVVMFIDEIHTVVGAGAVAEGALDAGNILKPMLARGELRCIGATTVSEYRQFIEKDKALERRFQQILVEQPSVDETISILRGLKERYEVHHGVRILDSALIQAAVLSDRYISYRFLPDKAIDLIDEAASNLKIQLSSKPIQLDHIEKQLVQLEMEKISILGDSPLGGGAKHTNPLNTPLNAAPPEEPPVDYSQSPNFLKKKINEKEIARLKMIDHLMSQLRKEQRSILESWSSEKSYVDNIRAVKERIDVVKIEIEKAERYFDLNRAAELRFETLPDLEKQLKKAEDNYLNDIPERNRMLKDEVTSEDIMHIISLSTGIRLNKLQKSEKEKILNLDKELHKKIVGQDDAVRIVSKAVQRSRVGMNDPKRPIASLMFLGPTGVGKTELSKVLADVLFDTPDAVIHFDMSEYMEKHSISKLIGAAPGYVGYEQGGLLTDAVRKKPYSIILFDEIEKAHPDVYNLLLRVIEEGKLSDTKGNLANFRNTIIIFTSNLGSQSILDLANDPNKKEKIKQQVMKSVRETFRPEFYNRIDDHVIFDSLSKKELKQIANIEIEKVANRLIDKNFKISIDDAVFSYIVDKAYDPAFGARPLKRVIQSEIETEIAVRILNETFVENDTIRVTLRDGALHFAKG, from the coding sequence ATGAGCGACGAGGAGTACACTATCAACTCGGACGACTACACGGAGAAGGCCTGGGAGGCGATAAGCACGCTGAACAAAATAGGGGAGAAATACGAATCTGCGTATGTCGAAGCGGAGATGCTTCTGCTCGCTCTGCTGAAGGACGGACCGGAGGGACTGGCTCAGAGGATCCTAAAGGAGAGTGGCATAGACACAGAGCTGCTAATACAAGAGGTAGATGAGTACCTGAAGAAGCAACCGAAAATGCCGAGCGGGTTTGGAgagcaaaaaattttaggAAGAACATTACAAGCAGTACTAGGAACAAGCAAGAGGTTGAAAAAGGAGTTTCACGATGAGTATATATCTATAGAGCATCTCCTCTTGGGGATCGTTGCAGAGGATTCTAAATTCACTCGACCGTGGCTtctaaaatataatgttaattatgagaaggtgaagaaggctACGGAGAGGGTTCgtgggaagaagaaggtaACTTCCAAAACGCCAGAGATGACTTACCAAGCGTTGGAAAAATACAGCCGAGATCTCACTGCCTTGGCAAGAGCAGGGAAGCTAGATCCTGTTATTGGGAGAGACACAGAAATTAGGAGAGCCATCCAGATCTTGTCCCGAAGAACAAAGAACAATCCCATTCTTTTGGGAGACCCTGGGGTTGGAAAGACGGCCATCGTCGAAGGATTGGCCATCAAAATTGTCCAGGGGGATGTGCCAGATTCGTTAAAGGGGCGCAAGTTAGTATCTCTAGATCTGTCCTCTCTCATCGCGGGAGCGAAGTACAGAGGAGATTTTGAAGAGAGACTGAAATCCATTTTGAAAGAAGTGCAAGACGCAGAAGGACAAGTCGTCATGTTTATCGATGAGATTCACACTGTAGTCGGGGCAGGTGCAGTGGCTGAAGGGGCACTAGATGCAGGGAACATCCTCAAACCTATGCTCGCAAGAGGAGAGCTCAGATGCATCGGGGCAACGACTGTAAGTGAGTATAGGCAGTTTATAGAGAAGGACAAAGCCCTGGAGAGGAGGTTCCAACAAATACTAGTGGAACAACCAAGTGTTGATGAAACGATTAGCATTTTAAGAGGACTGAAGGAACGATACGAGGTGCACCACGGGGTGCGTATCTTAGATTCTGCACTCATCCAAGCAGCTGTCCTATCGGATCGCTACATCAGTTATAGGTTTCTCCCAGATAAGGCCATAGACCTAATCGACGAGGCAGCCTCCAATTTGAAGATCCAGCTGTCCAGCAAGCCCATTCAGCTGGACCACATCGAGAAGCAGCTCGTCCAGTTGGAGATGGAGAAGATCTCCATCCTGGGGGATAGtccgctgggggggggggccaaGCACACCAATCCGCTTAACACACCGCTGAACGCCGCCCCCCCAGAGGAGCCACCCGTGGACTACTCGCAAAGCcccaactttttaaaaaagaaaatcaacGAGAAGGAGATCGCCCGGCTGAAGATGATCGACCACCTCATGAGCCAGCTGAGGAAGGAGCAGAGGAGCATCCTGGAGTCCTGGTCGTCCGAAAAGAGCTACGTAGACAACATCCGAGCTGTGAAGGAACGAATTGATGTGGTCAAAatagaaatagaaaaagcGGAGAGGTACTTTGACCTTAATAGAGCTGCTGAGCTCAGATTTGAGACCCTACCGGATCTAGAGAAGCAGCTGAAAAAGGCAGAAGACAACTACCTAAATGACATTCCAGAAAGGAATAGAATGCTCAAGGATGAAGTGACTAGCGAGGATATTATGCACATCATAAGTCTCTCCACGGGCATTCGATTGAATAAGCTCCAGAAATcagagaaggagaagatcCTAAATTTAGACAAAGAACTGCATAAGAAGATCGTCGGGCAGGATGATGCCGTACGGATTGTTTCCAAAGCGGTGCAGAGGTCTAGAGTGGGCATGAATGACCCCAAGAGGCCGATAGCTTCGCTGATGTTCCTCGGCCCTACAGGAGTTGGGAAGACAGAACTCTCAAAAGTACTTGCGGACGTCCTGTTTGACACCCCAGATGCTGTGATCCACTTTGACATGTCCGAGTACATGGAGAAGCACTCCATCAGCAAACTCATTGGAGCGGCCCCGGGCTACGTTGGCTACGAACAGGGGGGACTCCTAACAGACGCCGTGAGGAAGAAGCCCTACTCTATTATCCTCTTCGatgaaattgaaaaggcACACCCAGATGTGTATAACCTACTCCTCCGTGTAATTGAAGAAGGGAAGCTCTCAGACACAAAGGGAAACCTTGCAAACTTTAGAAACACCATCATCATCTTCACCTCCAATTTGGGAAGCCAAAGCATCCTCGATCTTGCCAATGACccaaacaaaaaggagaaaataaaacagcaGGTGATGAAATCCGTAAGGGAAACCTTCAGACCAGAGTTCTATAACCGAATAGATGATCACGTCATCTTTGATAGTCTCTCCAAAAAAGAACTGAAGCAAATAGCAAACATTGAAATTGAGAAGGTCGCCAATAGGCTGATAGACAAGAATTTTAAGATCTCCATTGATGATGCTGTTTTTTCCTACATCGTCGATAAGGCCTACGACCCTGCCTTCGGCGCCAGGCCACTCAAGAGGGTCATACAGTCCGAAATCGAGACGGAGATCGCCGTCCGCATTCTGAACGAGACCTTCGTGGAGAACGACACCATCCGGGTGACGCTCAGGGACGGCGCGCTGCACTTCGCCAAGGGGTAG
- a CDS encoding heat shock protein, putative (encoded by transcript PVX_089585A) — translation MNCLCAGCSDKGEVKLVPDHRMDIKEKPSIPKKKNTLVSPNTILEIEPDKNLKKQITFRPKVDIMYDSEKCQAILVLDIPGFKIEDIDVEIGEGMLTVSGPRSQTELFETYGDNLILHAKEREVGYFKRIFKLPHNILDDTAQAVYKNGILEIKMECKQFSYMHKVEIHDA, via the exons ATGAATTGCTTGTGTGCCGGCTGCTCCGACAAGGGGGAAGTGAAGTTGGTGCCAGACCACCGGATGGACATC AAGGAGAAGCCCTCGATCcccaagaagaagaacacgCTGGTCAGCCCGAACACCATCCTCGAAATAGAGCCAGACAAAAACCTAAAAAAGCAAATCACCTTCCGACCCAAGGTCGACATCATGTACGACTCTGAGAAGTGCCAAGCCATCCTGGTGCTCGACATTCCGGGGTTTAAAATTGAAGACATCGACGTCGAAATCGGAGAGGGAATGCTCACTGTGTCGGGGCCCAGGTCCCAGACGGAGCTGTTCGAGACCTACGGGGATAACTTAATCTTGCATGCGAAGGAGCGAGAAGTGGGTTACTTCAAACGGATCTTCAAGCTCCCGCACAACATCCTCGACGACACGGCGCAGGCCGTCTACAAGAACG GAATCCTCGAGATAAAAATGGAGTGCAAACAGTTCTCCTACATGCACAAGGTAGAAATACATGATGCGTAG
- a CDS encoding hypothetical protein, conserved (encoded by transcript PVX_089590A): MQSGLQRVLRAQTCGGAAWRXVLGGLSRGGNFSSWVKGYTKGCGKGYTEGYGNGYAKGDARVVAPPSSGCFLGSGCFLGRGCFPGRGCFPVEKRHLTRYWAESTKKKIHDSKINEWREQFPILNEYDDKDLTIWREAFNKMDRDNDNFISHADLQKSDWSLEKYNLFQNYDMDQNNLIDFGEFIQAVTDIDTQHFKNFFQGFSKIDIELEFQKYAITEKEENKQVIPLTKLMQMLKDKEFTCVTHTDSRRLFNAMDFNKDGALDLEDFLAWLGKK, translated from the exons ATGCAGAGTGGTCTACAGAGGGTGCTACGCGCACAGACGtgtgggggagcggcgtggCGTARCGTTTTAGGGGGCCTCTCCAGAGGGGGGAACTTCTCCTCCTGGGTGAAGGGGTACACGAAGGGGTGTGGGAAGGGCTATACGGAGGGCTATGGGAATGGCTATGCGAAGGGGGACGCCCGCGTGGTAGCCCCCCCCAGCAGTGGTTGCTTCCTCGGCAGCGGTTGCTTCCTCGGTAGAGGTTGCTTCCCCGGTAGGGGCTGCTTCCCAGTGGAGAAACGGCACCTAACGAGGTACTGGGCCGAAAgcacgaaaaagaaaatacacGACTCAAAAATCAACGAGTGGAGAGAGCAGTTCCCAATTCTAAACGAATACGACGACAAGGACCTGACCATCTGGAGAGAAGCTTTCAACAAAATGGACCGAGACAACGATAATTTCATTTCGCATGCAGATTTGCAGAAAAGTGATTGGAGcttggaaaaatataatttgttccAGAATTACGACATGGACCAGAACAACCTCATCGACTTCGGGGAGTTCATTCAGGCCGTCACCGACATCGACACGCAGCACTTTAAGAACTTCTTCCAGGGGTTTAGCAAGATCGACATCGAGCTGGAGTTCCAGAAGTACGCCA tcaccgaaaaggaagagaacaAACAGGTCATCCCCCTGACCAAGCTCATGCAGATGCTCAAAGACAAGGAGTTCACGTGCGTCACGCACACGGACTCACGGAGGCTGTTCAACGCCATGGACTTTAACAAAGACGGCGCGCTCGACTTGGAGGACTTCCTGGCG TGGCTCGGGAAGAAGTAG
- a CDS encoding hypothetical protein, conserved (encoded by transcript PVX_089592A), with protein sequence MKRKDWCVFRVVLPGGGGGGGGGKQRYVVRRDAGSPYKSFFLYVEEVHKTSVVYPLRYVNDPPSKHSAQIVTYTRRETKGKNLKQFCEEKKNLHQNLEMTDGEEAVVLTLKCLKKSKRKYHAFFVQRGSSSFLINITLQEFNLYDEFFLRRNDKSALERRTYLLDPSNSEIDDEVFNVRLKFLAERTHRGDSIEGDYLFLDSDVFKRRVVLDDSFADEEVLENGLIVSADHVDEKGAECNKITEYPRVWEERRGFCQNGKSHCLKGQLAHFASLEGKLDGKKRLRHNYSFFMRRKARLGGEAIRSSEESHASEENRSTEANRATAANRSTAATPPRDLEGDYHLGLQKRAHNFAVISSHAGEGLQITHEEDLHGESVSLVHLLSNCYDFNNEVDPSCSVYISIWNAEGVEKDVSVSIECSKRIVADESTLRRRVALAQKGESSVVITFKPIADLLVTPCRVVVQRQERPAELRPQKGNIRGETPPNKANQPHEPNEQYFAFSLGSHSETEEAPGKTPGRVIWDSPLQFDEVPGDVIELHKRRLQLLEEEDDGAAGRGGGALREYTRRMANYFMGCQTGVQVFLLLLCIILVVIFIIPSVHPLNGFLLKRKWFYTLKKIRILAIWKVQDVCLFLFRRVKGTIKMLKFILVKVCRGRRKRRNERGLIGEAYLHKQTRRRKRDEKRRKKKIKGEKLKREQEELRRRRHRRLRLHEEQCRGGRRHRDRHGRGHSKGGDSSKAASASSAAASVSSSTSSASSAAERGRKKERARHASRRGEGGKTHREGTPPSGDQERHHRAGGKAATSRSPKGVAE encoded by the exons atgaaaagaaaagattGGTGTGTCTTTCGCGTTGTTctcccgggggggggggggggaggaggaggagga AAGCAAAGATACGTAGTTCGCAGGGACGCGGGATCACCCTACAAAAGCTTCTTCCTTTACGTGGAGGAGGTCCACAAGACGTCCGTCGTCTACCCCCTGAGATACGTCAAC GACCCCCCGAGCAAACACTCCGCACAAATTGTCACTTACACGCGGAGGGaaacaaaggggaagaatttAAAGCAATTTTgcgaagagaagaaaaatctCCACCAGAATTTGGAGA tgACGGACGGGGAGGAGGCAGTCGTCCTTACCCTGAAGTGCctaaagaaaagcaaaagaaagTACCACGCCTTTTTCGTGCAAAGGGGGTCGAGCTCCTTCCTCATTAACATTACCCTACAAGAATTTA ATCTGTATGATGAGTTTTTCCTAAGGCGAAAT GACAAGTCCGCGCTGGAGAGAAGGACCTACCTGCTGGACCCCTCGAACAGTGAAATTGATGACG AGGTATTCAATGTGAGACTGAAGTTCCTCGCGGAGAGGACGCACCGG GGAGATTCCATTGAGGGGGACTACCTCTTCCTCGATTCGGACGTGTTTAAAagaagg GTGGTGTTGGATGACTCCTTCGCAG ACGAGGAGGTGCTGGAGAACGGACTCATCGTGAGCGCGGACCACGTGGACGAGAAGGGCGCCGAATGTAACAAAATCACGGAGTACCCAAGGGTGTGGGAGGAGAGAAGGGGCTTCTGCCAGAATGGGAAGAGCCACTGCCTCAAGGGGCAGCTCGCCCACTTTGCCAGCTTGGAGGGGAAGCTAGACGGGAAGAAGCGGCTGCGCCATAATTACTCCTTTTTCATGAGGAGGAAGGCCcgcttggggggggaggcaatCCGCTCAAGTGAGGAGAGCCACGCGAGTGAGGAGAACCGCTCAACTGAGGCAAACCGCGCAACTGCCGCCAACCGCTCAACTGCTGCCACCCCCCCGCGGGACCTCGAGGGGGACTACCACCTGGGCCTGCAAAAGCGCGCGCACAACTTTGCGGTGATAAGTTCCCACGCCGGGGAGGGCCTACAGATAACACACGAGGAAGACCTCCACGGAGAGTCCGTCTCCCTGGTGCACCTCCTGAGCAACTGCTACGACTTTAACAATGAAGTAGACCCATCCTGCTCGGTTTACATAAGCATATGGAATGCAGAGGGGGTAGAGAAGGACGTGAGTGTCTCGATTGAGTGCTCGAAGAGGATCGTGGCCGATGAGAGTACCCTCAGGAGGAGAGTCGCGTTggcgcagaagggggagagcaGCGTGGTGATCACGTTTAAGCCAATCGCGGATTTGCTAGTCACCCCCTGCAGGGTGGTGGTGCAGCGCCAGGAGCGCCCCGCGGAGCTGCGCCCGCAGAAGGGGAACATCCGGGGGGAAACGCCGCCGAACAAAGCGAACCAGCCGCATGAGCCGAACGAGCAGTACTTCGCGTTTTCCCTCGGGAGCCACTCTGAAACGGAGGAAGCGCCAGGGAAAACGCCAGGGAGAGTCATTTGGGACAGCCCCCTCCAGTTTGATGAGGTCCCTGGGGATGTTATAGAGTTGCACAAAAGAAGGCTCCAGCTgctggaagaggaagacgacgGTGCTGCTGgcagaggagggggagccCTGCGGGAATACACAAGGAGAATGGCAAATTACTTTATGGGATGTCAAACAGGAGTGCAAGtgtttctcctcctcctctgtATCATCCTAGTGgtcatcttcatcatccCTAGCGTGCACCCACTTAATGGGTTCCTCCTCAAAAGGAAGTGGTTCTACACGTTGAAGAAGATCCGAATCCTAGCCATTTGGAAGGTGCAGGACGTGTGTCTCTTTCTCTTTAGGAGAGTGAAAGGAACCATTAAGATGCTCAAGTTTATCCTTGTGAAGGTGTGCAGGGGGAGACGTAAGCGGAGGAACGAGCGGGGCCTCATCGGAGAGGCCTACCTGCATAAACAGACCCGCAGGAGAAAGAGGgacgaaaaaaggagaaagaaaaagataaagggggagaagctgaaGAGGGAGCAGGAGGAGCTGCGGAGACGGAGGCACAGACGGTTGAGGCTCCACGAGGAGCAGTGTAGGGGGGGGCGAAGACATAGGGACCGCCACGGGAGGGGCCactccaaggggggggattCTTCCAAAGCAGCGTCTGCCTCTTCCGCTGCGGCGTCTGTCTCTTCTTCCACATCGTCCGCCTCTTCCGCCGCAGaacgggggaggaaaaaggagagagcACGGCATGCAAGCAGAAGGggcgaaggggggaagacacACAGGGAAGGTACTCCCCCCAGTGGAGATCAGGAGAGGCATCACCGCGCGGGTGGAAAGGCAGCCACGAGTCGCTCCCCAAAGGGGGTTGCGGAGTGA
- a CDS encoding hypothetical protein, conserved (encoded by transcript PVX_089595A), giving the protein MGGYFSKDLEECLRNEKRNLNRSIRELEREIFKLTNEQSKIEKNIKINAKRNGDTSTVRTLARDYISIKKTIAKYNKLKSHLFSMKVKLQSVKSSEQLGRSLTEINRVIKRVNGYIKLTSLNKSINDFHKENNEVSLKEDMLDDLFEAFDYDSQMVAEEEELVTKVLEGMGIQMNAKLEDIPSPGELPKTQVDHLGVSDLEARINNLRLGKS; this is encoded by the coding sequence ATGGGCGGGTACTTCTCCAAGGACCTGGAGGAGTGCCTGCGCAACGAGAAGAGGAACCTCAACAGGTCAATCAGGGAGCTGGAGCGGGAGATATTTAAGCTCACCAACGAGCAGAGCAAAATAGAAAAGAACATAAAGATAAATGCCAAGCGGAATGGAGACACCTCCACGGTGAGGACACTTGCAAGGGACTACATCAGCATTAAGAAGACCATCGCAAAATACAATAAACTCAAATcgcatttattttctatGAAGGTCAAATTGCAGAGTGTTAAGTCGTCGGAACAACTTGGGCGAAGCCTCACAGAAATAAATAGAGTCATTAAGAGAGTAAATGGCTACATAAAACTAACCTCCTTAAATAAATCCATTAATGACTTTCATAAAGAAAACAACGAGGTGTCCTTGAAGGAGGATATGCTCGACGACTTGTTCGAGGCGTTTGATTATGATTCCCAAATGGTtgcggaggaagaagagctcGTTACCAAGGTGCTTGAAGGCATGGGCATCCAAATGAATGCCAAGCTAGAAGACATCCCCTCTCCTGGGGAACTTCCCAAGACGCAGGTGGACCACCTGGGGGTCTCAGATTTGGAGGCACGCATCAACAACCTCCGCCTAGGGAAGTCataa
- a CDS encoding hypothetical protein, conserved (encoded by transcript PVX_089600A), with protein sequence MNLLIGVSASIAAIKLGEVKERLKERCAESNLQVEIKYVATTLAYNAFLKQQDFGEKVLLDGDEWAWENMGDAILHVELRKWADLFVICPMDANTLASVASGACPNLLTCICRCWDFSKPLVVFPCMNTHMYKHPITREQLKRITSWGVQVVEPVEKLLACGDYGIGALPPVEDVVGEIVKHVKRHHLEVANRGKHSA encoded by the exons ATGAACCTGCTCATCGGCGTCAGCGCCAGCATCGCCGCCATCAAACTTGGCGAAGTGAAAGAGCGGCTGAAGGAGAGGTGCGCAGAGAGCAACCTGCAAGTGGAAATCAAATACGTGGCGACCACCCTGGCCTACAATGCCTTTTTGAAGCAGCAGGACTTTGGAGAGAAAGTTCTTTTGGATGGAGACGAGTGGGCTTGGGAGAACATGGGCGACGCGATTTTGCATGTCGAGCTGAGGAAGTGGGCCGACCTGTTCGTCATCTGTCCGATGGACGCCAACACCCTGGCGTCCGTGGCCTCGGGGGCCTGCCCCAACCTGCTG acCTGCATCTGCCGGTGCTGGGACTTTAGCAAGCCCCTGGTGGTCTTCCCCTGCATGAACACGCACATGTATAAGCACCCCATCACGCGGGAGCAGCTGAAGCGGATAACCTCCTGGGGCGTGCAGGTGGTGGAGCCCGTGGAGAAGCTCCTCGCCTGCGGAGACTACG GAATAGGAGCCCTGCCGCCCGTGGAGGACGTCGTTGGAGAGATCGTCAAGCACGTGAAAAGGCACCACCTGGAGGTGGCGAACAGGGGAAAGCACTCGGCGTAG